The genomic stretch GGTCGATTACGAGGTTATAGATACAGGAGACGGAGACAAGCTGGAGCGCTGGGGCAATTATACGCTGCGCCGTCCTGATCCGCAAATTATTTGGCCGATTACTAATGAAACAGGACTTTGGAAACATGCAGATGGACACTATCATCGCAGCAACGCCGGCGGCGGTCAATGGTCAATGAAAGAATCACTCCCTGAGCGCTGGACCATCTCCTACGGAGAGCTGAACTTTCATATCAAACCAACCAACTTTAAGCATACTGGGTTATTTCCTGAGCAAGCGGTCAATTGGAGCTGGATGATGGACAAAATCAGATCCGCAGGCCGTCCTATTCGTGTCTTGAATCTGTTTGCTTATTCCGGAGGAGCAACAGTCGCTGCAGCAGCTGCAGGAGCCGAGGTGTGTCACGTAGACGCTGCCAAAGGCATGGTTCAATGGGCGAAGGATAATGCAAAGCTATCTGGGCTGGAATCCGCGCCAATCCGTTATATAACCGATGATG from Paenibacillus sp. FSL H8-0548 encodes the following:
- a CDS encoding class I SAM-dependent methyltransferase is translated as MYIADKWVDYEVIDTGDGDKLERWGNYTLRRPDPQIIWPITNETGLWKHADGHYHRSNAGGGQWSMKESLPERWTISYGELNFHIKPTNFKHTGLFPEQAVNWSWMMDKIRSAGRPIRVLNLFAYSGGATVAAAAAGAEVCHVDAAKGMVQWAKDNAKLSGLESAPIRYITDDVFKFVQREQRRGKQYDAIIMDPPSYGRGPNGETWKLEENLFPFLQSCTSILSDNPLFLLINSYTTGLSPSVLHNLLHMTMNDKFGGEINCGEIGLPITKSGLNLPCGILGRWESK